In Eretmochelys imbricata isolate rEreImb1 chromosome 4, rEreImb1.hap1, whole genome shotgun sequence, a single window of DNA contains:
- the TRMT44 gene encoding putative tRNA (uracil-O(2)-)-methyltransferase isoform X2, with protein MLEALWSDFSSMIAQEDWEMPAFIKELGKENQPETDALGLDVVLRTLFPKSHRHHCSTAPRKEMVIKVHLLLMIHFTGEVFDCLPCKESQRSLFAIQHKEAVVIATDAEYSSPLYRTSSEGSYLLRERRNANLPKTKQGSYTFNGTVTFLPLEENDEGKYQVKKCNIYQIRLTHAKDDEWSVSVLTSSPENWVADGIVYPKTTWLGSELLSKLAKWSTEKKQSEFKSTLSLISVAKYSRVYQELKEKYKEMVKVWPEVTDPEKFVYEDVAIATYLLILWEEERAEKGFSKKQSFVDLGCGNGLLVHILSNEGYPGRGIDVRRRKIWDMYGPQTHLEECAIRPDDSYLFSNVDWLIGNHSDELTPWIPVIAARSSYSCCYFVLPCCFFDFHGKYNRRQSQKTQYREYLDFVTQVGLECGFTVEEDCLRIPSTKRVCLIGKSRTYPPMQEDRINKQRTQYINNRQSCTEVTSDKTVRSNQCDNHHVVNCVIDQAAVLERAANETKTDGGRVWLSGFQPREKVEQVRNCAALPRDFVDVVVLTVASLLLNATQEKPWDHTLDVRLNTWNKGESLSLREVAEHLDKETLKRLKNEYGGLQTLLRNNHQVFEVLNGRVHIRDWREEKPSKRTKSEVKRRFSAEAFKTRLCWFFIHHPDGCSLTSESCPYAHGTEELRQSQIMKKKKHRQ; from the exons TACATTTGCTGCTGATGATTCATTTTACTGGTGAGGTTTTTGACTGCCTACCTTGCAAAGAATCCCAAAGATCGTTGTTTGCAATTCAACACAAGGAGGCAGTTGTGATTGCTACAGATGCAGAATACAGCAGCCCATTATACCGCACTTCGTCAGAAGGAAGTTATCTTCTGAgagaaagaagaaatgctaacTTACCAAAAACCAAACAAGGATCCT ATACCTTTAATGGGACTGTGACCTTTCTACCATTGGAGGAAAATGATGAAGGAAAATATCAGGTTAAGAAGTGCAACATTTATCAAATTCGACTTACACACGCTAAAGATGATGAATG GTCTGTATCTGTTTTAACTTCATCTCCAGAAAACTGGGTCGCAGATGGAATTGTATACCCCAAAACAACGTGGCTTGGAAGTGAACTATTGTCCAAACTGGCCAAATGGTCCACAGAGAAAAAGCAGAGTGAGTTTAAAAGTACACTCTCGCTCATTTCTGTGGCTAAATACAGCAGGGTTTATCAAGagctaaaagaaaaatacaaagaaatggTAAAG GTGTGGCCTGAAGTAACAGATCCCGAAAAATTTGTATATGAAGATGTTGCCATTGCTACTTATCTGCTG ATCCTTTGGGAAGAAGAGAGAGCAGAAAAAGGGTTTTCTAAGAAACAGTCTTTTGTAGACCTAGGATGCGGAAATGGTCTGCTGGTTCATATTCTGAGCAATGAAGGG TATCCAGGTAGGGGAATTGATgtcagaagaagaaaaatatggGACATGTATGGACCACAAACCCATTTAGAG gaatGTGCAATCAGACCAGACGACAGTTATCTCTTTTCAAATGTTGACTGGCTAATAGGAAACCATTCAGATGAGCTAACACCATGGATACCTGTAATTGCAGCTAG GTCTTCCTATTCTTGTTGCTACTTTGTACTGCCTTGTTGCTTCTTTGATTTCCATGGAAAATATAACCGAAGGCAAAGCCAGAAGACACAGTACAGAGAATATCTTGATTTTGTTACACAAGTCGGATTGGAATGTGGCTTCACTGTGGAAGAAGATTGCCTTAGAATTCCCTCAACAAAAAGG GTATGCCTCATTGGGAAGTCCAGAACATATCCACCTATGCAAGAGGATCGAATCAATAAACAGAGAACACAGTATATTAACAACCGTCAGTCCTGCACTGAGGTCACATCAGACAAAACAGTTAGATCTAATCAGTGTGACAACCACCATGTTGTAAACTGTGTCATTGACCAAGCAGCAGTGTTGGAGCGTGCTGCAAATGAGACAAAGACAGATGGTGGCAGGGTCTGGTTATCTGGATTTCAACCCAGAGAAAAAGTAGAACAAGTCAGGAACTGTGCTGCTCTCCCTCGGGATTTTGTAGATGTTGTGGTTTTGACCGTGGCAAGCTTACTGTTAAATGCAACCCAAGAGAAACCATGGGATCATACACTTGACGTACGTTTGAACACCTGGAATAAAGGAG AAAGTCTTTCCTTGAGGGAAGTAGCAGAACATTTAGACAAAGAGACTTTAAAGAGATTAAAGAATGAATATGGAGGCCTGCAGACATTGCTCAGGAACAATCATCAGGTGTTTGAAG TTCTAAATGGAAGAGTTCATATTCGTGACTGGAGAGAAGAGAAACCCTCAAAGCGAACCAAGTCAGAAGTAAAACGAAGATTTTCTGCTGAAGCTTTTAAAACACGTCTCTGTTGGTTTTTCATCCACCATCCTGATGGCTGTTCTCTGACTTCtgaatcttgtccatatgctcaTGGGACTGAAGAGCTGAGGCAGTCTCagattatgaaaaagaaaaagcaccGACAGTAA